The stretch of DNA TTTTAGAGCCATCTATTTCACTTCGAGTATTAATCGAAAATTTGTTCCAAGGTCTACTAGGATCTCCATGTCTTCGACTAAAGCGTAGTGGAAGGTATTCCATAGAAAGTCTTGAAAAGTTTGCATCTTCATGTTCGTATGCTAATTCTTTTAATTGTACCAATGTAAACGCTTCTGGTAATTTCTCTAGTTCGGTCTGAACTTTTTGATAAACGGTTACATTCGCTTTTCTAAGATATTCACTAAAATCCCACTTTTCAATTTGGTAATTATAATCAAATATTCCTCCTCGCATAATATTAAACAAGGTATTTGAAAAATGGCGTGTATCACGTAAATCATCTGCAGTAGACTGTAATGCATCAGCTGAAGCATTTAACGTAATTAAACGTTGTGTTCCATCTTCAATCTTCTGATTTACGGTATCGTATAATGTTTTATCATTTTTAATTCTTTCAGTCAATGCTGCTACATCTGAATGATCTTTATTAACATCCGCTACAAACATCCATTCTTTTTCAGCATTTGACTTAAGATTTATTTTCTCATGAACAAAATAAGCTCCTTTTTCAGCTTTTATATCCGTTTCTTCTTGTACTTTTTCTCCTTCTCTATAACGGCCTAATTGTCTTGATGACAGAAGATAAGTTGGGTTTTCTAAGCCTAATGACCAAACTACATTGGCTTTCAAAGCTTCACTTGGTTCTGCTTTATCTACAATAATAGCACTTAAAGCAAAAACACCTAATCCGGAAGACAGATCTAATTCGCTTCTTTTATAGGCATCTACTAAATTACTTGCTCGATTCTGTAAATCACTACCTACACCACTTGGTATTATATTTTGAATACCATCCAATACTAAAATTTCAACCTCTTGTTGATTATGATTTATTAACTTTGATTTTTTAACAAATCCAAAAGTATTGGTAGAGTTCCATTGATACGTAAAAGTAAGCTCTAAACTATGATTAATTTCTTCAAAAAGAATTTTATTCCCGTATGCATTTTTATAAAGGTTTCGGGTAATCTTATATTTTCCTGAGAATCTTTCAGAAAAAGGTTCCCAACTATATTTCTTACCTTCTTTTTCTACCCAAAAAATCGATTTACTTCCTGTAATATCGGCTGACTCTGTAATTTTATCATCTGTATAATAAGGGAATAATGCATATTCTGCATTTTTCCTCCCAGCGGTTAGTCCTCCATTACTAGAAATAAACATCCAATGATTCGAATCACTTACTATGCTCATAAAGAATGGTCGCATAGCATCACTGTTTGCGATTTTATAATAGGTTTCGTTTTCTTTTATAACCTTTTCTAATCTCTCACCTTTTGTTTTTTCTTCTTTTAATTGATCAATCATTTTTTATTCTTTTCAATATTTTTATTTAAAAATCTAATTAAAATTCTAACAAAAACATCCAAAATAGACACTTGGTGTACTTATTACAATTTTGACTGTAAATCTAATAGTAAAAATTAGATTTTCAAATAGCTATCATTCCTTTTAAACACCGAGTTTTCAACAACTCGGTGTTTTTATTTTTTATTTCGAATATTTTATTTTCATTTTTTTCAATCACCTATAAACGACCATTCTTCGATCAATTATTTTATGGATTGAGAATAACCGAAACATTATCAATATTCATAGTTACATTACAACCTGCAACAGCACCACAAACCGTTTCTATAAGAACTGAAACTCCTTCTGAAACATTTGCATCATTTGGAATTGTAAAAGTACCTGTGTAGGTATTCCAAGTATTCTCTGTAGTAAATCCAGCAGCTAGATTCTGAGTAAAAGAAACCTCTGATGCTCCTTCTCCAAAAAGAAGTACATTAATAGCTGCACCAGGTTGTGTAATACTTCCCATATGATCAAACTGAACCTGAACAACATCACCTGAAGCAACAGTTCCTCCTCCAATTCTTTCCTGTTTAAATGCAGGGTTTCCTCCCGATTCACCAACAGTAAGCTTTCCAGACCATGAACCTCCGTTATTAACGGTATTATCCAATGTCGCAGAACCACTATTTTGAAAAATCATCCAACCCGTTTCATCACCCGTTTCAAAATCTCCATTACTAGTTAATTCACTGGTAGATCCACCACCACCGCTAGTTCCTAATGTACATTCAGCACACGCAATGTCATCGATATATAAAGTCCCTGAATTTGGTTTAGTACCCGTTTGATCTCCAACATCAGGACGAACTAATACTCTATTGATACCTGTCGGAATATTTTCCAATGTAAAAGTTAATTCTACCCATTCATTTGCTGTATTAATTGTCTGTACTTGCCCCACAGGATCGTTTCCTTCAACTTCAACTTGAAATAACACATTGGTAGGTGCCACTGTAGAATACATTTTTACTTTATATGTCGTTGCTTGATCATCTAAAATACCATCTTCTAGTTTAAATCCAACACCTCCCCACCATTGATTTGCATTAGTATACGTTATTTCATATACATTCGTACTTGTGTTAAGTCCTCCTGATACAGGGTTTGCAATTAAACTACCTCCTGATTCAAACAGTCCCGGTGTAATTCCTGTAAGATTATTCTCATAGTCTATAATAGTCGTATCATTACTTGTAGCCTCAGCTACCACAACCGTTCTGGTAACTTCTGTAGCTGCATTTCCTGCTGCATCACTTACATTATAGGTAATCGTATACGTTCCTGCTGTAGCAGTATCTACGGTATCACCTGCTATTATAATACTATCTGTAAGATTATCGTCTGTATCATCAGTTGCCGTTGCTCCTGGATCTGTAAAGGTATCGCCAACAGTTAAATTCATGGTAGCATCACCATTTAATGTAATAACTGGAGCTGTTGTATCACCACCTCCAGTATCACTATAAAAATAAATATTATCAATATATACATCTCCATCTCCATCAAATTTCATTTGTATAATATCTGCTAAATCAACTGGTGAAAAGTCTGCTAAAGGAATATCTATACTTACCCATCCAGTAGTTGGTACAGTCAATACTTTCCCAGTTTCTACCGGTCCTGTACTTATAATATACGCATTTAATGTAGTGGAGTTTTGAGTCCAATAATCTATATGTAAATGAGTCATTCCTGACACATCTTGTGCACTACCCAATACTATACCTTGATAATTTAACCCTTCATAAAGCATGGTATTATTATTTTCTATCGTAACTTCAGATTGTACAGTTGATTGTCCCCACCCTGGATTATAATCTGTTCCTGAAATATTTGTATAAGCATCACTGTATACCGATATTACATTAGAAGCTTCGTGTGTTGGTGTTGGTGCAGCTGTTGTTGGTGCAGTACCTGTTCCTCCATCTACTAATTCAATATTATCTATATAAAATGTAAAATTATCTGAGCCATCTCCTTCTGTTCCGTTATCAAAAATCAAAATAACTTTATCATAGGTTTGCGTTGTATCTACTCCACTATAATCAAAAGTTAATGTTTCCCATTCACTTGCTTTTGTAGTTTCAGTTTCTACCTCATAACTAATATTTGAGTCATCAGCATTTTCAACTTTTAGCAATACTTTTGCTCCTACACGAGGTGAATACACTTTCATTTGAAATGTTTTATTTTCAGAAAAATCAATTGCTTCATCTAATGCAATTGCACTACCTCCCCAAACTTCTCCTGCATTTTTAATCATTTTTCCTACTTGAGTAGAATTATTCATATCATTTGAAAATGGATTTGCTACAACTGTTAAATTTCCTCCATCAAAATCCGTAATTTCATAATTTGAAGTATCTAGTTGAAAATCCAATGGAAGTTTTACAGTTTCCTCCACAGGTATTACTGGAAGAGAAATTTCTATCATTTGACTTATTGTATCAGAGCCTCCTGCAATATTTTTAGCAATTAATTGAACTGTATACTCACCACTTTCTGTATAAGTATCAATAGGGTTTTCTTCAGTTGTAGTATTACCGTTTCCTAAATCCCAAAAATAAGAATTGGCATTCATTGATGTATTCGTAAATTCAACTGTTCCAGTTGTCCCATCAACAAAATAAGTAAATGCTGCTTCTACAGCTGGTAAGTTATCATCATTATCACTCGAACATCCTACTATAAAGGATATTAGTATTAGTACAAAAAAATATTTAGTTCTTTTTAAAAATGGTATCATATCTTTTGGTTTTTATTTGTTATTGGTAAACTCGAACATAATCTATATACATCGTTTGTGGAAATACGGTATTTGCATCAGGAGATCCCACAAAAGATCCTCCTACTGCAAGGTTTATAATCATATAAAATGGATGATCAAAAACCCACTCTCCTGTAACATCATCTGGCGTAATTTGGTTGTATAAAATATTATCAACATAATAATTGATATAACTAGGTCCCCATTCTACTCCAAAAACATGAAAATCTGTATCAAAACGATCATTCGGAATCGTAAATTCTTTTGTTATGGCTGTTGAAGAAGAATATCCTGGTCCGTGAACACTCCCTGCGATATCAGTTGGGTTTTGCCCTCTATATTCCATAATATCGATTTCTCCACATTGTGGCCAACCTACTTCATTAATATTGTTTCCTAATAACCAGAATGCAGGCCACATACCTTGCCCATATGGTAATTTCATTCTCGCTTCGAAACGACCATAAGCTTGTTCAAAAAGTCCTTCTGTTTTAATTCTTGCTGAAGTATAAGAAGAACCTTGATACGATTCTTGAATAGCTGTGATTTTCAACATTCCATCTTCTACTACAATATTTTCAGAACGATCTGTATAAT from Flavobacteriaceae bacterium UJ101 encodes:
- the ina gene encoding uncharacterized protein (Contains 5 PKD domains.; KEGG: saz:Sama_3624 immune inhibitor A; Metalloendopeptidases), with the protein product MIPFLKRTKYFFVLILISFIVGCSSDNDDNLPAVEAAFTYFVDGTTGTVEFTNTSMNANSYFWDLGNGNTTTEENPIDTYTESGEYTVQLIAKNIAGGSDTISQMIEISLPVIPVEETVKLPLDFQLDTSNYEITDFDGGNLTVVANPFSNDMNNSTQVGKMIKNAGEVWGGSAIALDEAIDFSENKTFQMKVYSPRVGAKVLLKVENADDSNISYEVETETTKASEWETLTFDYSGVDTTQTYDKVILIFDNGTEGDGSDNFTFYIDNIELVDGGTGTAPTTAAPTPTHEASNVISVYSDAYTNISGTDYNPGWGQSTVQSEVTIENNNTMLYEGLNYQGIVLGSAQDVSGMTHLHIDYWTQNSTTLNAYIISTGPVETGKVLTVPTTGWVSIDIPLADFSPVDLADIIQMKFDGDGDVYIDNIYFYSDTGGGDTTAPVITLNGDATMNLTVGDTFTDPGATATDDTDDNLTDSIIIAGDTVDTATAGTYTITYNVSDAAGNAATEVTRTVVVAEATSNDTTIIDYENNLTGITPGLFESGGSLIANPVSGGLNTSTNVYEITYTNANQWWGGVGFKLEDGILDDQATTYKVKMYSTVAPTNVLFQVEVEGNDPVGQVQTINTANEWVELTFTLENIPTGINRVLVRPDVGDQTGTKPNSGTLYIDDIACAECTLGTSGGGGSTSELTSNGDFETGDETGWMIFQNSGSATLDNTVNNGGSWSGKLTVGESGGNPAFKQERIGGGTVASGDVVQVQFDHMGSITQPGAAINVLLFGEGASEVSFTQNLAAGFTTENTWNTYTGTFTIPNDANVSEGVSVLIETVCGAVAGCNVTMNIDNVSVILNP
- the NEU1 gene encoding exo-alpha-sialidase (Binds to beta-1,3-glucan. May play a role in recognition of microorganisms and in activation of the prophenoloxidase cascade; Belongs to the glycosyl hydrolase 16 family; Contains 1 GH16 (glycosyl hydrolase family 16) domain.; KEGG: seq:SZO_05310 sialidase-1), which encodes MRQKIKQNKKIQLSNVMLIAIFFLALSCSEDQSITKLDTLVLQDEFNIDGAPDSSIWTYDIGTGENGWGNSELQYYTDRSENIVVEDGMLKITAIQESYQGSSYTSARIKTEGLFEQAYGRFEARMKLPYGQGMWPAFWLLGNNINEVGWPQCGEIDIMEYRGQNPTDIAGSVHGPGYSSSTAITKEFTIPNDRFDTDFHVFGVEWGPSYINYYVDNILYNQITPDDVTGEWVFDHPFYMIINLAVGGSFVGSPDANTVFPQTMYIDYVRVYQ